The Sediminispirochaeta smaragdinae DSM 11293 genome has a segment encoding these proteins:
- a CDS encoding alpha/beta hydrolase encodes MKQLRLFSIIIMVLFILSCSTIPYSGMEVISETEGYNYFIRNKESNSLIIYINGSGYKSVLGLRDHNHKWTETTLSNPLSQHFRDSYNILIPEKLDFSPGEIYLDNPEVLSKSTVQALGLRYSGKIDSFLRKNNFDEIILIGTSEGGALLPFIYENLEYKNEIDKMVIWSGGGLSQLKEFQILRDSSVEMPDQYRELCGQVTEMADTISKDPEAIDRYYLGHPYIRWSSFFEYEPIELIKGIKIPILFIHGELDWSTPVESTRIIEDSNISDLFDFYYYPKMEHSPSSVSELKKVLKDIEKWLIG; translated from the coding sequence ATGAAGCAACTGAGGCTCTTTTCCATAATAATTATGGTTCTATTTATACTATCATGTTCTACAATTCCTTATTCAGGAATGGAGGTTATTTCAGAAACTGAAGGTTACAATTACTTTATTAGAAATAAAGAATCCAACTCTTTGATCATTTATATTAATGGAAGTGGATATAAATCAGTTTTAGGCTTACGAGATCATAATCATAAATGGACTGAAACAACCTTATCCAATCCTCTTTCTCAGCATTTCAGAGATAGTTATAATATCCTTATCCCTGAGAAATTAGATTTTTCTCCAGGAGAAATATATTTGGACAATCCTGAAGTATTGAGTAAGTCGACAGTCCAAGCTCTTGGGCTACGTTATTCTGGAAAAATTGACAGCTTCTTACGTAAGAACAATTTTGATGAGATTATTTTGATTGGAACCTCAGAAGGCGGAGCACTGTTACCATTCATTTATGAGAATCTGGAATATAAAAATGAAATTGACAAGATGGTGATTTGGAGTGGAGGAGGTCTTAGCCAACTGAAAGAGTTTCAAATCTTAAGAGATTCTTCTGTGGAAATGCCAGATCAATATCGTGAACTTTGTGGTCAAGTTACTGAGATGGCCGACACCATTAGTAAGGATCCCGAAGCTATCGATCGATATTACTTAGGACATCCATATATCCGCTGGAGTAGTTTTTTTGAGTATGAGCCTATTGAACTTATTAAAGGCATAAAAATCCCTATCCTTTTCATTCATGGTGAACTGGATTGGTCAACACCAGTTGAATCAACACGAATAATTGAAGACTCAAATATTTCAGATTTATTTGATTTCTACTATTATCCCAAAATGGAACATAGTCCTTCATCAGTTTCTGAATTAAAAAAAGTTCTTAAAGACATTGAAAAATGGTTAATTGGTTGA